GATCAGGGGGATGTCCGCGACCGCGACGATGAGGTCGAGGTGCAGGACCGCGCCCTTGTTGAGCAGCACCTCCACCAGGTCGTCCAGGGTCACTCTCGGCTCACGCGTGGGCCGCATCGGGGTCCGGTCAGTCACGCCGCTCGGCCTCTCGTTCGGCCTCGTCCCGTTCGCGGGCTCCGTCGCCCTCGACGTCCCCCTCGGCGTGGGCTTCCTGGCGGCCCGTCAGGGCGGCCTGCCCGGAGCCGTCCCGCAACTGGGCCTGCGCACTGCGCCAGCCGCACCACGGGCACCACTGGTCCAGCAACTGCTCGACGGGAACGCGCTTGCCGCACGCCGGGCAGGTCTCCTTCTCCTCCCGGGTCTCACGCCACGCGGCGGTCTCCGTGTCCGTGCCGGAAGGGAACTCGAGTCCGTAGCGGGCGGCCGTCTCGAAGGAGGCGAGGGCCGCACGCAACCGGATGCCCAGCAACTCGACCCCGGCGACCGAGACCATGATGTCCGCGTTGAGCACCAGGCCCTTGTCCAACAGGGTTTCCACCACGTGCGCGAGGCTTCCCTCGCCGTCCCGCCGGGGCTGCATGGGAGCCGCGCTCACAGCCGGCACCGTGCGGGCCGACGGCTCGCGTCCAGGGACGGCCGC
This region of Streptomyces ambofaciens ATCC 23877 genomic DNA includes:
- a CDS encoding gas vesicle protein, whose product is MSAAPMQPRRDGEGSLAHVVETLLDKGLVLNADIMVSVAGVELLGIRLRAALASFETAARYGLEFPSGTDTETAAWRETREEKETCPACGKRVPVEQLLDQWCPWCGWRSAQAQLRDGSGQAALTGRQEAHAEGDVEGDGARERDEAEREAERRD